The stretch of DNA CTTCCGGAACTTATAAGAGGTGTCCGAACCCCCGGGGAACTCTTTTGCCCGGACACCCTGGTAGGAAGAGGACAGGCAGAGGTAAGTTCCAACAACCAGCATGACGTACAAATCAACACAGTCTCTCCATAAACAAGGAGTACTTTCAACACGATCCTACCtccactgctcagggtgaagatgGAAAGAGCGGGGGtcagtgaccagctggctgcatGGATCACTGACTACCTCACGGACAGACCCCAGTATGTGAGActgcaggacagtgtgtctgatgtggtggtctgcagcacaggggccCCCCAGGGAACAGTACTTtcacctttcctcttcaccctgtacacatcAGACTTCAGATATGCTACGGACagttgtcacctccagaagttctccgatgacactGCCATCATGggatgtgtgtcagaggggaaaGACTGTGAATACAGGAAGGTCATCACGGACTTTGCCGACTGGTGTGGACAGAACAACCTCCTAGTCAACGCCAGCAAGACGAAAGAGATGGTGGTTGACTTCCACAGgaaaccctccatcactgcaccagtgaacatccagggacttgATATCAagagagtgaggacatacaaGTACCTGGGAGTTCACCttaataacaaactggactgacCAGACAACACTGACTCTCTCTATAAGAGGGGTCAGAGTCGActatacctgctgaggaggctaggaTCCTTTGGAGTGAGCAGACCACTGCTGAGGACCTTCTTCGAGACTATGGTGGCATCTGTGGTTGCgtatgcagtggtgtgttggggaggggggtgttctgagcgggacaagaacaggctcaacagactgataaagagagccagctcagtctgtggccACCCCCTGGACTAGATAGAGGTGGTGGGACATAGGAGGACCTTgaccaaactgtcctccatcatggacaacacctcccaccctctgcatcagactgtaggggccttaagcagctccttcagtgacagactgatacacccTAAATGCaagaaggagcgcttccgcaggtccttcatcccgactgcagtcagactgtataatgctgcattatagtctgctgcaccaaccacaaccacaaccaccacctaTGCActttactactattattattacataaactgtgcaataatttcacatcccattccacctcaccctgttgttgttgtttttttgtaattattgtgtatataattgtttctttgtgtatataggtttttcctctgtatatattatattattgctatttaattttctatttctttaactgtgtgcttttgtctgtccccttgagcggctgtaacagcaaactttccccactgagggatcaataaacgatatctaatctaatctaatcttatTATTAATGTAGTtgtaaatattattattgttgttgtaatCTGTGATAAATGCCCAATTTTCCCtgtaaaacaacatttacaatTACTGGCAAGGATGCATATACTTAAATGCCACACGTGCAACGATAAATACTTTacaatttaataataatgataataatgtaatgtaaaggaAGGCATGCTGGGTAACTTGCAATAAGATTGCACTGTATTACTGTTATCTATTTATCACCCGAAACTGTTGCATGCAAATCTATAGTATTTTTCATATCATACAAGTAATTCAAATGCAATATaaatctaaactaattcttagACATGTGTCTTGCAGTTCTGTTTTAAGACTGAACCACATAGTGAGAATCAGAGGATCACGGTGGGCCACGCCCGCATTGGTGCCGTCAGATCGGGTACTGTCAATCAGCATGGCTACACAGAGTGGAGGTCCGAGATGAGTCCATTTCTGCAACTTCTATGGAAAACAGAGTTCCGCCCTCCGGTTTCTGCATCACATGATAACGGTGGAAGCAGCTTTCTCTGTATATAAGGCCGGAGTAACGGTGCCGTGTCTCAGGGCGCCTTCTGCACCTGAAGACCACCGCGTTTTCCACTGTTGCAACAAGCGCTTTTTAAAGTCGACTCAAGTTATCATGGCATACTCCAGCTCCAGAAAGCCTGCAAGCCTCGCCCAGGCTTTGACTCAGCCGAAACAGGATGTGGTGGAGCTGACCCTCCAAGGAAGGATCCCGAGGATACTTGGTTGCCTCCTCGAGGTCCGAGTCCTGGTCATCTACACCGGAGGGACCATTGGGATGAAACTTGGTCCCGGCGGTAGGTTACTCGTTGTGCTGCTATTTCTCTTCCCTGTATCAGACTGGTAGGTCTGCTGCGAAGTCATGTTGATCTCACACGTGACAAGAACACGCCAGTGCGCCCTAACGCAGCAAACAGCGCACATGTCCAAACTGACCTCACTGACgtgatgcagcagcagaacagattCTCTCAATGGATAACTACATGTTGACATGATAGTATTGGGCAACATGTGGAGCCAGTAGTGAGGCAAAATAACATTCAAAGTTCCCAGGATCTTCCTGTATTAAATGGCATTTTCATATTTACTCTGTAGCCGTGAAGCAGCACTTTTCTGACAATGCTATATGATaaaatgttattgttgttgGAGGCTTGTCCCTAAATCTGATCTAAATAACACTTTCCACCGCTTAAATGTGGATAGGGATGTCCAttacactatacacacacacatcatgttgtCTCTTATATTTGTAGTATTCAAAGACACTAGGACACTCTTCACAAAGTCTTTCTGTCTTAATGTCTTATGTTATCTCTTGTTTAAATTGTCTTGAAGAGTTTCTGCAGGTCCCCCACAGCAGTACTAGTGATGTGCCCActttttttagaaattaaagCTCTTGAAAATACACCAGGTTCAGTTGCCTAAAAACTCTAACCTCAGTATCTATAAGAATCACAACTTTGATTTGAAATTGATTTTTCAGTCCTGCCACAATGACATTTCTTAGATTCACCACTAGAGTTCAGTATGAGACTGTTGTGTGGTGTTGAGATGATAATAAAGTTCCTGAATTGCTGCTGATGAGCAGTGATCCCACACAGAGCAACCTAGGAAATATTACTAACTCTACATATCGAttgctcctctttttctctctctgtaaccACAGGACTGGTCCCAATACCCAATTATCTTGAGAAGTACCTGCCCAAGTTGCCCATCTTCCATGATGAGGAGTACGCCGTGAAGCACCATGTGCGTGAGCGCTACGGTCCGAACACCTTGGTCCTGCCGTAAGTGTACCCACAATCCCTCTGTGCTCAGTCAGCACATAGTTATaacttaaaaaatacaataaccTGTGTTCTGCTCTTCACACTCATATGATCTTGTCTACAGGGGATTCATGTTCTGACTGTATGTGTAACATCTCGTACTTTAaggcatttttttaattcagtgtcCATCTTATAGATGCTATAAAAGTTATATTTGTTacttatacatttaaaaatgtatgtcagACGGTTTTACAGACACTTGAACACATCGACCGTATTTACCAGTGCAAAACGTAATTATCTGGTACTTAAAGGTTGTTATGTGAGCATCATGTAAGGTCAGCAGTCATCACTGAGCTAAACCAGACATAAATCATATTGTTTGAATAAGATAATATGTTAGAATTGGTGAACATTGCACCTTTATACTAACAACCATTAGTCTACAGCCAAGAGTAAATAATAAGAGTAATGCGTCTTACACTGtatgaaaatgcatttcataGCAGAAAAAGTAGAGACTAAATGTAAACGACACACTCTCATAAGAATAGCAGTGGTCCTCATGACTGGagtttgcttttgttgctttaaCAGGAAGTCAAGGCTCCACCCTGAACCTCTATTTCACAGGTGCTGTAGTACTGGCAGCATTTTGTGAGCCTGAATTGTGCTTGAGAGTGGTCTGAAGTTTCTGTGGTCTGTAAGACTCAGAGTAAcggtgtgtttgtctgacaggAGATGCAGACGTGTCCTCTGGATAAAATACCAGGAGGGATACAGGAGCATGGGGCTGTGTATTATTACCAATATTTTCATGGCTTTTACTTGTGACAGTTTTCTCAGCTGATCAGCAGTGTCTGTAGGGTCTTAATTGTTAGTGATGGAGTGGGCGCCCCGACCAGAAACATGCCCCTACCCACTAATTTACATACTCCCTTTCATGTAGACTGTGAGAGTCGGCTGGGCGGCGGGGGGGAATGGGGTGCATGATAAAGATAATATAGAGTGACTTTATCTGAGCAGTTTGTAATCTGTCCATTAggctaataaaaacattttggaggACTCTTCAGTTTTACTTTGTGCTAGTAAtcagtttattttgattaatattAAACCATTTCTAATATTACCATTTAGTTTCAATATGAATAtgtgagcatgttttttttttaatttctcattttgcGGCGTTCAGCATgattatcattttatatttgttcatTCTTCAGTGGGCATAATGTTAATATCAACTGAAGTAGGCTCACATGTGAGTCTAATGGCCATACTGTTGATAGTATGCAGCTGCACAGCCTATATTGAAAAAGGCAAttagtttattgatttattgaaaagCTTTATTCATGTGATGTTGAGAGCCACAAGGCCGATTTTTCCCCCCACCTCCAATCTTCTTCACTTCTTGAGTCCTCACatgcgcacgcgcacacacacacacacacacacacacaggcacacgcacacacacatacatacacacacacacacacacacacacacacacacagacattcattatTCTTAAACTATGAGGCATCTTAGCACGGGTATGCTAATGTGTGGCTTTGCTACACCTTAGGGCACACTGCCAGATAGATGAATAATTGGTGATTTGAATAGTGTTTTCTTGTGGCCCTTTGGCTTTAAGATTATCAACAACATATGTTTGAGGGTCATGTGTGGACTCAAGGCTAATTAAGGCTACTGTCTGTAGGACCCCTGGTTAGATGGAGTGGGGCTTTCTTGGGCGTGCTGGCTCTTCCCCCGCTGTTCAATTCACCTTCTATCTCCTGTCAGAAGGCTGCCCTATGGTAATGTGGGGGGTGTCCCGCTCTGTTTTCTTAAAAGggagattaaaaagaaaatctttccACGGCTGTTTAGCCATGCCTTATGCAGAGTATCGCAGGTTGGGCTGTGGGACGCCCGAGTTAAACGCTACTGTGAGGCGACATAAATATGTATACAAGCAAGGCTCCCTCCCTTATAATTGAAACGAAAAAGAAACACAGGCTTTCGCCCTAACCTGAAGTGACTCACCAATTAACCCTAAGATATGTCCTTCAGTTGTGCTTGTATTTACAGCACAgagaggtagaaaaaaaaagaaaaatggcaaaTTTTGAAGTAATGCTCTCTCTAACAGTATGCCTACCGTGCCCCTCCTTTTACATTTCCGAAATTCTCTCTTGGTGTGTAAACCAGGTTGTGACTCCCTGATGCTGGGACAGTGGGCCAGGCTAAATAgagcttgtgttgtttcttaaAGATTTTTTAGCATTCCCTTACCCTTCTTTCAACGCACTCAAATTTAACCAGAACTTAATCCAACTTTGTTGAATGAGCACAATGAAGACAAACAATAATTTCTCTATAGATAATAACCATTTGCTTATTCAGtttatctttttgtgttttggagtgAACGCCTGCATTTGCaaacactgaaactgataaaatgattaaatttgTGTAAATAATGACCAAAAGTAATTAATAACTTGTCCACCTTCCAGGGAGAGTGACCAGAAAAAGATGATACTTTACACTATCATGGAGTACTCCCCGTTGCTGGACTCCTCCAATATGACCCCAGCTGACTGGATTAAAATTGCAACAGACATCGAGGTATTTGCTGATGGATCCATTTTGTTGCTAGGTTTTTGTCTGACTCCATTTCTAAATAAGCACTtcataatttacatttttaaaagctaGACATAGATCATTCTTATAATATTCACATTGCTCATGAAATGCAGCTGATACTATGGtaggaaaaatgtatttacattggCATCTAAAATGACCCACATATGTCTTTTTTGTCGGACTCCAGAAAAACTACCAAGACTATGATGGTTTTGTGGTCCTCCATGGCACAGACACCATGGCTTACACAGCCTCTGCTCTGTCCTTCATGTGTGAACATTTGGGCAAACCAGTCGTTCTCACTGGCTCACAGGTAAGACCTGCTGTCCTCACTAgtcatacaaacaaaaagacaaaatgtccCTGCAGCACGTGTCGTAACATGAAACATGCTCGTCTCCAGGTGCCTATCTATGACCTGAGGAACGATGGCAGAGACAACCTGCTGGGGGCGCTGCTGATTGCTGGCCAGTATATCATTCCTGAGGTGAGGAATTCAAGGTTGCCTGCATGATGTTAGATTATTATAGAAATTTCATTTGGAAGGAAAGTTAGGGATTGCTCTATTTGTGAATGTGACACTAAAACGGTGTAAAGATGAGACTAGATGATCATCAGCAGTGGCTTTCTTTTGTGAGCTTTCCTTACTGTCACAGTTTTATATGTTGGGTCGATGAATAATAATTGAATGAAGAACTTGTTCGATGAGACAGTGTTTCGCAATACTGAACAATTtcaagaagaggaagaacttAGAGAAGTGTTATCTATGTCTACCTGTGCATGACCAAAGTGTGCAATTTATTGAATCTGCATTGAGGGAATTTGCTAAAACAGACTAATATATTTTCATTGATGGTCATTTTGTAATGAATTAATGCAATCTTTCAATCCATGTCTACAGAAGAGCAAATATTGTGCActaaatgtgtctttgtctcttttcaggTGTGCCTTTATTTCTACAACAAACTCTACAGAGGGAATTGTACCACCAAAGTGGATGCTGGGAGTTTTGCTGCATTCACCTCTCCTAACCTGCGTCCACTGGCTGCTACTGAAATTGATATTACAGGTGAGCCCAGTCGGCCTGTCACTTTTCTTCCGATGTCCAGaagagcctttttaaaaaaatcttttcctccatttcttccTTTAGTTGACTGGGATATAGTGCTGAAGCCAAGCACAGAAAAGTTTCAAGTCAGCACTAAACTGGACCGCAACATAGGTCTGCTCAGGCTGTTCCCAGGAatcactgctgctactgtaagCCACTCAGCTCCTGATGATGATATAAATCAAGATTTTCCTTCtgagtgaaataaaatgtaattaaagaCATGTTCCTTAAAGGCAACTGGCTGCTCAAAACAGCTGTGTTGTCTAACAGCTATTAAATATAGTTAAATTTAATTCAGTCGTGCTGCTACTTATCTTCCGTCACCTTCCTGGTCATGTTAACTGCCATCAAAGCTCAAAGCCCAGAGAAAGATGAGAAGGAGTTATGGGCCATGACCAATCAACCTGTAAAGGAGGAGGATTGGCATAGATACTGTAACATTTAGCTGCACCTCCCCCTGCTGGGAGAGTGTGTTTACTGTCTCAGTCTGCTCCCATTGCCCAGCTCGGCTATCAAGACTTCCTTACAGACTTTAACTGCCTTACGCAGCCCAGTTTTGATTAGGCACCAGGCTCTCGTGTGGCCACTGTCTCTGCAGTATGTCTCATCAAAAAATGGTGACTGAACCTGGCGTTCTTAACGTCACCTTCTTTTCAGATTTTATGGTAACTGCTCTTGTCTTGCCAAGTGACTTTATGCTTGCTAACACCTTCAGATTAATTGCTCTCCTTCCTGCCATTGGAGTCATCTGCCATTCTAGTCATATGTCATGGCTAATGATGTGGTACAGGGCCTCCTGGTGCCAGCCGAGCCAACCAGTGACTGAGATACTGGTTGCATAGACAGCACCAGATGGGCTTTAAGGAGAGTGGATGGTCTCATGCATTGGAGAGAAATAACATGGAATACTAATTCCTCAATTTCATTCTGCATAGCTGAGCAGCCAgtttatttggtcataaatttCGGGAGTTGTGAATCCTTGGTATATCTCTGTCCAGGTGAGGGCTTTCCTGCAGCCGCCCATGCAGGGTGTGGTCCTGGAGACATACGGCAGTGGAAATGCCCCTGATAACCAGAGAGAACTCTTGGATGCACTGGAGGAAGCTATCAAGATTCGACGTGTCATCATAATCAACTGCACCCAGTGTCTGAGGGGGACTGTGTCTGCATCTTACGCCACTGGCGAGGTACATCATGTCACCCACTAGTTAATCCTGACCCACTTTACATTTTGTGAATGATTTATTTCCTGAGTAAAAAAACAGAAGGATTATCTAGTTGAGAGGAGACTTGAGAACCAATCACAAATATCCTACTTCTGTGTCTTCTCAGGCGTTGAAGAAGATAGGGGTGTTAGCTGGTGGTGACATGACCCCAGAGGCTGGCCTGACGAAGCTGTGCTACGTACTGGCCAAGAATGAGCTTGATCTAGATGCCAAGAAAAAGGTTGGTGTCTACACTCAAAAGTGATATCACATTTAATGCTTTATTCTCTTAAAGTACCTCCACAAAAATAATAGTTATcaccagcagcagaaaaatgacctgtgtgtatatttatcaCTGTCCAGATGATGGGTGAGAGCCTGCGAGGTGAGATGACTACTCAGTTAGCGGACGCTAAGCTGTGTCTGAGCGACAGCCGTTTCATCCAGGTCATCGCCAAGTCTCTGAGCATCACCTGCAAGGAGGTGAGGGCACCACCAATGTGCATGAGTTAAACAGTGTGACTAACTCACACTTCACCAAACAAACTATCTCTTTTCATTGGGCAAGTTCGTAGTTTTCTGATTAAAGTCTGTGGTGTCTACAGGAGCTGGAAGCCATCCGTGATGCCCTGACTCCCCCACTGGCATGTGCTGCTGCTAAGCTTGGAGACATAGACGCCTTAGAAGCTCTAAGGGAAATGGTAAACAACCCTACAATCTCTACCTCTCGTTTGCACAGCTGATAATCATTACCTGGCTTTCATTGTTTGCCGATAACGTAATAACCctttcatacacacaccctGGGATTTGTTTCAGAGAAATGTCCTATGCACTCTCAGCCTTCCTGTATTGTCATCATCAGACCTTCTGTGGTTGTGACAGAGCTTAGCGCTAAATTTGTATCCCAGCAGAGCAACATCCAATGCAGGTTATCTCAATCTCAATCAGTTTGCTATGCAGAGTCAGTGCACCCAGCTGAACCGTTCACACTGATGGTTCACCAGCAAAATACTCAGGGTCACTCTTTGTGCAATAGAGGGgtaagagagagacacaggcacAATGGCGTGCTAGAGTGGTCAGGTGTACATGTTTGTATGTGGCTTGGATGGTGAGTACTTGTTATACTTTCATTGGACATGTTTAAAGTACCGTCTTTATGTCCTTAAGCTTAGATAAACGCTTGAAAGTTAAATGAAGCTCAATTGTTGTTTGATACATTTTCCCTGCTTGTGACgatcttctttgtcttttacttGGTTGGTGCCTCTTTTCTACAAGTGCTGCTGAACAGCTGTGTGGAAGGTTACAAAAATTGCACCGTTTATTAAACGAAGGCTGGCGATATTCTATATTCTCGTTATTGTCAACACAGCCGATAAAAAATCGAAAATCAACAATGTGTCTCTCAATGACTCCATACTACAGCACACATATAGATTCATGTTAAACAGCTTGGTACTGTAGCCTCTCAAACATGGACAAAATAATgttgtatttacagcagcaggatggagtATGTAGGATGGACTTATTGCAAACTATATTGCCCAGACTCATTGTAATGAACACACATGTCACCAAGTGCAGGgttgtgtgtttaattgtttCTGGTCAATAATGTTGCTGTCTGGCATGGAGGGGAAACTTTATCAGATAATACTTATTAATCTACTAGGATCAATtcaatgctgtttttgttttgtgttttttcattttatttcagctttgttgATAGAgttatttcatgttttcctctgtcacagggCGGAAAGTTGTTCCTGGCTGACTACGATGGACGTACACCCCTCCATGTTGCCGCCTGTGAGGGCCACCTCAAAGTGGTGCAGTACCTACTGACTCAAGGCGCTACGGTCTATGCTAAAGATCGCTATGGGGACACACCCCTGTCTAATGCCGTTCGCTTCAGGTAAGACTGAGTTTAAACGcctaatgtgtttgtttctatcTTACTGTTAAAGTAATAGTGTCATTTATGAAGTTACAAACAAAAATTTGTTTCctgaaaatatataatataatagctGCTGTAGAGGTGACTTCATTAAATGAGCTGCTACAGCAAAGGAAATCTTGCTCTGCTTTAATGGCAGGAAGGGAGCAACGGCTGTCAGAGGGGGGTTGAAACCAGGGGAGCAGCTCATAATGGAGTTTAGAGGCCAGGCAATAATTATGAAGTAATTAGGCTAATTGTCATCTGACAGTGTAGACGGTGTTTATTTTTaccaaagctgttttttttttcatttttgtcattcattGACATTGCTCTAAAAGCCTACCAGGGAGAAGCCACgtttaatgtttcagttttagaGCTTTGCTGAGCCTCAGGGTGAAACTGTTGTATGTGTCAACGCTGTGCCAAATGGTTGGTTTCCTATTTTGACGGTTGGCACTGCAAGTATGGACTTGTTTCCTTTGTGATGGTGGAGGGATGCATTGGAGCACGAACACCTGCCGTTGCACCCAGCTCTCCTCAGCTTGCTTTGCCCTTCCTAAATGTGTTAATGTAATGACCCTAAGTCATAAAACTGGAGCTTTGAGGTTTGTCAGCATGTCAGCGTGTCTGATGCACTTTGAATGACACTAACTTTTCTGAGTACACTGCAGCCTGATGCCCATATAAGGAGTGTCAGAGATCATCAAGAAAAAGGGG from Pempheris klunzingeri isolate RE-2024b chromosome 13, fPemKlu1.hap1, whole genome shotgun sequence encodes:
- the aspg gene encoding 60 kDa lysophospholipase isoform X2; this encodes MADSSSSKPISLSGALSLPKVDPMEVPGGRTLTGVVRGRIPRSAAPPVEVRVLVIYTGGTIGMKLGPDGLVPIPNYLEKYLPKLPIFHDEEYAVKHHVRERYGPNTLVLPESDQKKMILYTIMEYSPLLDSSNMTPADWIKIATDIEKNYQDYDGFVVLHGTDTMAYTASALSFMCEHLGKPVVLTGSQVPIYDLRNDGRDNLLGALLIAGQYIIPEVCLYFYNKLYRGNCTTKVDAGSFAAFTSPNLRPLAATEIDITVDWDIVLKPSTEKFQVSTKLDRNIGLLRLFPGITAATVRAFLQPPMQGVVLETYGSGNAPDNQRELLDALEEAIKIRRVIIINCTQCLRGTVSASYATGEALKKIGVLAGGDMTPEAGLTKLCYVLAKNELDLDAKKKMMGESLRGEMTTQLADAKLCLSDSRFIQVIAKSLSITCKEELEAIRDALTPPLACAAAKLGDIDALEALREMGGKLFLADYDGRTPLHVAACEGHLKVVQYLLTQGATVYAKDRYGDTPLSNAVRFRHKEVVKLMRKTGAHFSRDKLEEAGTELCSLAASGDLDGLEVWSLAGADLSKPGYDGRTAVQVAQALGKSEVETFLDQLITSKPRSGGVIEFMPTQ
- the aspg gene encoding 60 kDa lysophospholipase isoform X3 codes for the protein MAYSSSRKPASLAQALTQPKQDVVELTLQGRIPRILGCLLEVRVLVIYTGGTIGMKLGPGGLVPIPNYLEKYLPKLPIFHDEEYAVKHHVRERYGPNTLVLPESDQKKMILYTIMEYSPLLDSSNMTPADWIKIATDIEKNYQDYDGFVVLHGTDTMAYTASALSFMCEHLGKPVVLTGSQVPIYDLRNDGRDNLLGALLIAGQYIIPEVCLYFYNKLYRGNCTTKVDAGSFAAFTSPNLRPLAATEIDITVDWDIVLKPSTEKFQVSTKLDRNIGLLRLFPGITAATVRAFLQPPMQGVVLETYGSGNAPDNQRELLDALEEAIKIRRVIIINCTQCLRGTVSASYATGEALKKIGVLAGGDMTPEAGLTKLCYVLAKNELDLDAKKKMMGESLRGEMTTQLADAKLCLSDSRFIQVIAKSLSITCKEELEAIRDALTPPLACAAAKLGDIDALEALREMGGKLFLADYDGRTPLHVAACEGHLKVVQYLLTQGATVYAKDRYGDTPLSNAVRFRHKEVVKLMRKTGAHFSRDKLEEAGTELCSLAASGDLDGLEVWSLAGADLSKPGYDGRTAVQVAQALGKSEVETFLDQLITSKPRSGGVIEFMPTQ